A portion of the Epinephelus moara isolate mb chromosome 4, YSFRI_EMoa_1.0, whole genome shotgun sequence genome contains these proteins:
- the LOC126388840 gene encoding sodium/hydrogen exchanger 2-like isoform X2 — protein sequence MAALWTLSLLLSACLLWPTCLALTPPAELPQPHNLPPSLGLNSSDVSLSVDLPMALRVFSVDYHHVQAPFEIVLWIMLASLAKLGFHWSGRVPAVVPESCLLIMVGLLVGGVIYGVRHSAPPTLSADAFFLFLLPPIVLDAGYFLPGRLFFENLGTILWYAVLGTLWNVLGIGLSLYGVCLLAQSSLGDVSLLHCLLFGSLIAAVDPVAVLSVFQEMHVNEQLHILVFGESLLNDAVTVVLYKLFESFLRLPSVSGLDVLLGGCRVVVVGLGGLFVGLFFGLVAALTSRFTSRAQVIAPLFVFLYSYLSYLTSEMLHLSGIMAIVTCAVTMKQYVEANVSERSNTSIQYFLKMWSSVSETLIFIFLGVSTIQDVHMWSWPFVCSTLLLCLIWRATGVLLLTAVVNKLRRNTVTFRDQFIIAYGGLRGAICFSLVFLIDDFPKKRLFITTTIVVILFTVFVQGMTIKPLVELLDVKRKKRALPTVSEEIHSRLIDHLLAGIEDVVGYWGQHYWKDKFEQFNKKYLRRFLIREDHQARSSILRVYQELERREQRGDEEAPPLVDPRSHSRPLLPEEMDSIRRILSRNLQNFNNKTPAYSRHTLHQDATTDRTRKPLYRHQSLGERYTYITQVEDAEFNGCRRVRAGLSRSHTVCAISPRPVLQDSSVPAASAQTGGPVDPQSSAAREEQISPQHQQPVGRAPKKQLSFVLESEKQQ from the exons ATGGCTGCCCTGTGGACTCTCTCTCTACTGCTCTCTGCCTGCCTGCTTTGGCCTACATGTTTGGCCCTGACCCCCCCAGCTGAGCTCCCGCAGCCCCACAACCTGCCCCCCTCGCTGGGCTTGAACAGCAGCGATGTCAGCCTGTCTGTGGATCTGCCCATGGCTCTGAGGGTTTTCAGCGTGGACTATCACCATGTGCAGGCTCCCTTTGAGATTGTGCTGTGGATCATGCTGGCCTCACTGGCCAAGCTGG GTTTCCACTGGTCAGGTCGAGTCCCAGCCGTCGTCCCAGAGAGCTGCCTCCTCATCATGGTGGGCCTCTTGGTTGGAGGGGTGATCTATGGTGTCCGCCACTCTGCTCCTCCGACCCTCAGCGCTGAcgctttcttcctctttctgctcCCGCCCATCGTCTTGGATGCAGGATACTTCCTGCCAGGGAGGCTGTTCTTTGAAAACCTCGGCACCATCCTCTG GTATGCAGTCCTGGGAACCTTATGGAACGTCCTGGGCATCGGCCTGTCTCTGTACGGTGTGTGTCTGCTGGCCCAGAGCTCTCTGGGAGACGTCTCTCTGCTCCACTGCCTGCTGTTTGGCTCTCTGATCGCTGCTGTCGACCCCGTGGCCGTGCTCTCTGTCTTCCAGGAGATGCATGTTAACGAACAGCTGCACATCTTGGTGTTTGGAGAGTCGCTGCTCAATGACGCCGTTACCGTG GTGCTCTACAAGCTGTTTGAGTCCTTCCTCCGTCTGCCGTCAGTGTCGGGACTGGATGTGTTGCTGGGTGGGTgcagggtggtggtggtgggccTCGGTGGCCTGTTTGTAGGCCTCTTCTTTGGCCTGGTGGCGGCCCTCACCTCAAGGTTCACCTCCAGAGCCCAGGTCATTGCCCCGCTCTTTGTCTTCCTCTACTCCTACTTGTCCTACCTGACCTCAGAGATGCTTCACCTCTCTGGCATCATGGC CATTGTGACCTGTGCTGTGACCATGAAGCAGTATGTGGAGGCTAATGTGTCTGAGCGCAGCAACACCAGCATCCAGTACTTCCTGAAGATGTGGAGCAGCGTGAGTGAAACcctcatcttcatcttcctgGGCGTGTCCACAATACAGGATGTCCACATGTGGAGCTGGCCCTTTGTCTGCTCCACGCTGCTGCTCTGCCTCATCTGGAGGGCCACAG GTGTTCTCCTGCTGACTGCTGTGGTCAACAAGCTGCGGAGGAACACTGTGACCTTTCGAGATCAGTTCATCATCGCTTACGGAGGCCTGAGAGGGGCAATCTGCTTCTCCCTCGTCTTCCTGATCGATGACTTCCCAAAGAAAAGACTCTTCATCACAACTACCATTGTGGTCATCCTCTTCACTGTCTTTGTACAG GGGATGACCATTAAGCCTCTAGTAGAGCtgctggatgtgaagaggaagaagagggcgCTGCCTACTGTCAGCGAGGAGATCCACAGCAGG CTCATTGATCACCTGCTGGCAGGAATAGAGGATGTGGTTGGCTACTGGGGGCAACACTACTGGAAAGACAA gtttgaGCAGTTCAACAAGAAGTACCTTCGCCGTTTCCTGATCCGTGAGGATCACCAGGCTCGCTCCAGCATCCTCAGAGTTTACCAGGAGCTGGAGAGGAGGGAGCAGAGGGGAGACGAGGAGGCGCCACCACT AGTGGACCCTCGCTCCCACAGCCGTCCCCTCTTACCAGAGGAGATGGACAGCATCAGGCGAATTCTCTCCAGAAACCttcaaaacttcaacaacaAG ACACCAGCCTACAGCAGACACACTCTGCACCAGGACGCCACCACGGACAGAACGAGGAAGCCTCTTTACAGACATCAGAGTCTGGGAGAAAGATACACATATATTACACAG GTGGAGGATGCAGAGTTCAATGGCTGCCGCAGAGTGAGAGCAGGACTCAGCAGGTCTCACACAG TGTGCGCCATCAGCCCGAGGCCCGTCCTCCAGGACTCATCAGTCCCAGCAGCTTCAGCTCAGACCGGAGGGCCAGTGGATCCACAATCTTCAGCTGCCAGAGAGGAGCAGATTTCtccacaacatcagcaacctgtgggAAGAGCCCCGAAGAAACAACTCagctttgttttggagagcgagaagCAGCAGTGA
- the LOC126388840 gene encoding sodium/hydrogen exchanger 2-like isoform X1, producing the protein MAALWTLSLLLSACLLWPTCLALTPPAELPQPHNLPPSLGLNSSDVSLSVDLPMALRVFSVDYHHVQAPFEIVLWIMLASLAKLGFHWSGRVPAVVPESCLLIMVGLLVGGVIYGVRHSAPPTLSADAFFLFLLPPIVLDAGYFLPGRLFFENLGTILWYAVLGTLWNVLGIGLSLYGVCLLAQSSLGDVSLLHCLLFGSLIAAVDPVAVLSVFQEMHVNEQLHILVFGESLLNDAVTVVLYKLFESFLRLPSVSGLDVLLGGCRVVVVGLGGLFVGLFFGLVAALTSRFTSRAQVIAPLFVFLYSYLSYLTSEMLHLSGIMAIVTCAVTMKQYVEANVSERSNTSIQYFLKMWSSVSETLIFIFLGVSTIQDVHMWSWPFVCSTLLLCLIWRATGVLLLTAVVNKLRRNTVTFRDQFIIAYGGLRGAICFSLVFLIDDFPKKRLFITTTIVVILFTVFVQGMTIKPLVELLDVKRKKRALPTVSEEIHSRLIDHLLAGIEDVVGYWGQHYWKDKFEQFNKKYLRRFLIREDHQARSSILRVYQELERREQRGDEEAPPLVDPRSHSRPLLPEEMDSIRRILSRNLQNFNNKQTPAYSRHTLHQDATTDRTRKPLYRHQSLGERYTYITQVEDAEFNGCRRVRAGLSRSHTVCAISPRPVLQDSSVPAASAQTGGPVDPQSSAAREEQISPQHQQPVGRAPKKQLSFVLESEKQQ; encoded by the exons ATGGCTGCCCTGTGGACTCTCTCTCTACTGCTCTCTGCCTGCCTGCTTTGGCCTACATGTTTGGCCCTGACCCCCCCAGCTGAGCTCCCGCAGCCCCACAACCTGCCCCCCTCGCTGGGCTTGAACAGCAGCGATGTCAGCCTGTCTGTGGATCTGCCCATGGCTCTGAGGGTTTTCAGCGTGGACTATCACCATGTGCAGGCTCCCTTTGAGATTGTGCTGTGGATCATGCTGGCCTCACTGGCCAAGCTGG GTTTCCACTGGTCAGGTCGAGTCCCAGCCGTCGTCCCAGAGAGCTGCCTCCTCATCATGGTGGGCCTCTTGGTTGGAGGGGTGATCTATGGTGTCCGCCACTCTGCTCCTCCGACCCTCAGCGCTGAcgctttcttcctctttctgctcCCGCCCATCGTCTTGGATGCAGGATACTTCCTGCCAGGGAGGCTGTTCTTTGAAAACCTCGGCACCATCCTCTG GTATGCAGTCCTGGGAACCTTATGGAACGTCCTGGGCATCGGCCTGTCTCTGTACGGTGTGTGTCTGCTGGCCCAGAGCTCTCTGGGAGACGTCTCTCTGCTCCACTGCCTGCTGTTTGGCTCTCTGATCGCTGCTGTCGACCCCGTGGCCGTGCTCTCTGTCTTCCAGGAGATGCATGTTAACGAACAGCTGCACATCTTGGTGTTTGGAGAGTCGCTGCTCAATGACGCCGTTACCGTG GTGCTCTACAAGCTGTTTGAGTCCTTCCTCCGTCTGCCGTCAGTGTCGGGACTGGATGTGTTGCTGGGTGGGTgcagggtggtggtggtgggccTCGGTGGCCTGTTTGTAGGCCTCTTCTTTGGCCTGGTGGCGGCCCTCACCTCAAGGTTCACCTCCAGAGCCCAGGTCATTGCCCCGCTCTTTGTCTTCCTCTACTCCTACTTGTCCTACCTGACCTCAGAGATGCTTCACCTCTCTGGCATCATGGC CATTGTGACCTGTGCTGTGACCATGAAGCAGTATGTGGAGGCTAATGTGTCTGAGCGCAGCAACACCAGCATCCAGTACTTCCTGAAGATGTGGAGCAGCGTGAGTGAAACcctcatcttcatcttcctgGGCGTGTCCACAATACAGGATGTCCACATGTGGAGCTGGCCCTTTGTCTGCTCCACGCTGCTGCTCTGCCTCATCTGGAGGGCCACAG GTGTTCTCCTGCTGACTGCTGTGGTCAACAAGCTGCGGAGGAACACTGTGACCTTTCGAGATCAGTTCATCATCGCTTACGGAGGCCTGAGAGGGGCAATCTGCTTCTCCCTCGTCTTCCTGATCGATGACTTCCCAAAGAAAAGACTCTTCATCACAACTACCATTGTGGTCATCCTCTTCACTGTCTTTGTACAG GGGATGACCATTAAGCCTCTAGTAGAGCtgctggatgtgaagaggaagaagagggcgCTGCCTACTGTCAGCGAGGAGATCCACAGCAGG CTCATTGATCACCTGCTGGCAGGAATAGAGGATGTGGTTGGCTACTGGGGGCAACACTACTGGAAAGACAA gtttgaGCAGTTCAACAAGAAGTACCTTCGCCGTTTCCTGATCCGTGAGGATCACCAGGCTCGCTCCAGCATCCTCAGAGTTTACCAGGAGCTGGAGAGGAGGGAGCAGAGGGGAGACGAGGAGGCGCCACCACT AGTGGACCCTCGCTCCCACAGCCGTCCCCTCTTACCAGAGGAGATGGACAGCATCAGGCGAATTCTCTCCAGAAACCttcaaaacttcaacaacaAG CAGACACCAGCCTACAGCAGACACACTCTGCACCAGGACGCCACCACGGACAGAACGAGGAAGCCTCTTTACAGACATCAGAGTCTGGGAGAAAGATACACATATATTACACAG GTGGAGGATGCAGAGTTCAATGGCTGCCGCAGAGTGAGAGCAGGACTCAGCAGGTCTCACACAG TGTGCGCCATCAGCCCGAGGCCCGTCCTCCAGGACTCATCAGTCCCAGCAGCTTCAGCTCAGACCGGAGGGCCAGTGGATCCACAATCTTCAGCTGCCAGAGAGGAGCAGATTTCtccacaacatcagcaacctgtgggAAGAGCCCCGAAGAAACAACTCagctttgttttggagagcgagaagCAGCAGTGA
- the LOC126388840 gene encoding sodium/hydrogen exchanger 2-like isoform X3 yields MAALWTLSLLLSACLLWPTCLALTPPAELPQPHNLPPSLGLNSSDVSLSVDLPMALRVFSVDYHHVQAPFEIVLWIMLASLAKLGRVPAVVPESCLLIMVGLLVGGVIYGVRHSAPPTLSADAFFLFLLPPIVLDAGYFLPGRLFFENLGTILWYAVLGTLWNVLGIGLSLYGVCLLAQSSLGDVSLLHCLLFGSLIAAVDPVAVLSVFQEMHVNEQLHILVFGESLLNDAVTVVLYKLFESFLRLPSVSGLDVLLGGCRVVVVGLGGLFVGLFFGLVAALTSRFTSRAQVIAPLFVFLYSYLSYLTSEMLHLSGIMAIVTCAVTMKQYVEANVSERSNTSIQYFLKMWSSVSETLIFIFLGVSTIQDVHMWSWPFVCSTLLLCLIWRATGVLLLTAVVNKLRRNTVTFRDQFIIAYGGLRGAICFSLVFLIDDFPKKRLFITTTIVVILFTVFVQGMTIKPLVELLDVKRKKRALPTVSEEIHSRLIDHLLAGIEDVVGYWGQHYWKDKFEQFNKKYLRRFLIREDHQARSSILRVYQELERREQRGDEEAPPLVDPRSHSRPLLPEEMDSIRRILSRNLQNFNNKQTPAYSRHTLHQDATTDRTRKPLYRHQSLGERYTYITQVEDAEFNGCRRVRAGLSRSHTVCAISPRPVLQDSSVPAASAQTGGPVDPQSSAAREEQISPQHQQPVGRAPKKQLSFVLESEKQQ; encoded by the exons ATGGCTGCCCTGTGGACTCTCTCTCTACTGCTCTCTGCCTGCCTGCTTTGGCCTACATGTTTGGCCCTGACCCCCCCAGCTGAGCTCCCGCAGCCCCACAACCTGCCCCCCTCGCTGGGCTTGAACAGCAGCGATGTCAGCCTGTCTGTGGATCTGCCCATGGCTCTGAGGGTTTTCAGCGTGGACTATCACCATGTGCAGGCTCCCTTTGAGATTGTGCTGTGGATCATGCTGGCCTCACTGGCCAAGCTGG GTCGAGTCCCAGCCGTCGTCCCAGAGAGCTGCCTCCTCATCATGGTGGGCCTCTTGGTTGGAGGGGTGATCTATGGTGTCCGCCACTCTGCTCCTCCGACCCTCAGCGCTGAcgctttcttcctctttctgctcCCGCCCATCGTCTTGGATGCAGGATACTTCCTGCCAGGGAGGCTGTTCTTTGAAAACCTCGGCACCATCCTCTG GTATGCAGTCCTGGGAACCTTATGGAACGTCCTGGGCATCGGCCTGTCTCTGTACGGTGTGTGTCTGCTGGCCCAGAGCTCTCTGGGAGACGTCTCTCTGCTCCACTGCCTGCTGTTTGGCTCTCTGATCGCTGCTGTCGACCCCGTGGCCGTGCTCTCTGTCTTCCAGGAGATGCATGTTAACGAACAGCTGCACATCTTGGTGTTTGGAGAGTCGCTGCTCAATGACGCCGTTACCGTG GTGCTCTACAAGCTGTTTGAGTCCTTCCTCCGTCTGCCGTCAGTGTCGGGACTGGATGTGTTGCTGGGTGGGTgcagggtggtggtggtgggccTCGGTGGCCTGTTTGTAGGCCTCTTCTTTGGCCTGGTGGCGGCCCTCACCTCAAGGTTCACCTCCAGAGCCCAGGTCATTGCCCCGCTCTTTGTCTTCCTCTACTCCTACTTGTCCTACCTGACCTCAGAGATGCTTCACCTCTCTGGCATCATGGC CATTGTGACCTGTGCTGTGACCATGAAGCAGTATGTGGAGGCTAATGTGTCTGAGCGCAGCAACACCAGCATCCAGTACTTCCTGAAGATGTGGAGCAGCGTGAGTGAAACcctcatcttcatcttcctgGGCGTGTCCACAATACAGGATGTCCACATGTGGAGCTGGCCCTTTGTCTGCTCCACGCTGCTGCTCTGCCTCATCTGGAGGGCCACAG GTGTTCTCCTGCTGACTGCTGTGGTCAACAAGCTGCGGAGGAACACTGTGACCTTTCGAGATCAGTTCATCATCGCTTACGGAGGCCTGAGAGGGGCAATCTGCTTCTCCCTCGTCTTCCTGATCGATGACTTCCCAAAGAAAAGACTCTTCATCACAACTACCATTGTGGTCATCCTCTTCACTGTCTTTGTACAG GGGATGACCATTAAGCCTCTAGTAGAGCtgctggatgtgaagaggaagaagagggcgCTGCCTACTGTCAGCGAGGAGATCCACAGCAGG CTCATTGATCACCTGCTGGCAGGAATAGAGGATGTGGTTGGCTACTGGGGGCAACACTACTGGAAAGACAA gtttgaGCAGTTCAACAAGAAGTACCTTCGCCGTTTCCTGATCCGTGAGGATCACCAGGCTCGCTCCAGCATCCTCAGAGTTTACCAGGAGCTGGAGAGGAGGGAGCAGAGGGGAGACGAGGAGGCGCCACCACT AGTGGACCCTCGCTCCCACAGCCGTCCCCTCTTACCAGAGGAGATGGACAGCATCAGGCGAATTCTCTCCAGAAACCttcaaaacttcaacaacaAG CAGACACCAGCCTACAGCAGACACACTCTGCACCAGGACGCCACCACGGACAGAACGAGGAAGCCTCTTTACAGACATCAGAGTCTGGGAGAAAGATACACATATATTACACAG GTGGAGGATGCAGAGTTCAATGGCTGCCGCAGAGTGAGAGCAGGACTCAGCAGGTCTCACACAG TGTGCGCCATCAGCCCGAGGCCCGTCCTCCAGGACTCATCAGTCCCAGCAGCTTCAGCTCAGACCGGAGGGCCAGTGGATCCACAATCTTCAGCTGCCAGAGAGGAGCAGATTTCtccacaacatcagcaacctgtgggAAGAGCCCCGAAGAAACAACTCagctttgttttggagagcgagaagCAGCAGTGA